A genomic window from Micromonospora ferruginea includes:
- a CDS encoding GNAT family N-acetyltransferase produces MEPVEIIEDGLLLRPWRAADADEVHRACQDPDIQRWTTVPRPYLPEHALAFVTTISATAWARDTGAPFAVCDATTGELLASCGLVSVDRALDSAEVGYWTAPWARGRGVAVRATRAVARWAFDALKLRRLTWQAEIGNHASRLVALRAGFRVDGELRLAHPADGGRPEGWIGSLVPSELAAPGEPAPYGPGTLQARRAAVFGRPQPVLFATAGDTELRLRALEEKDLAEVTRTCQDEDTVRWTTVPHPYRPEHAEGYLRDLVRPSWARGTAAMFAVADQEDRYVASLDLRILPGDPLVADVGFMTAPHARGRGYLPAALTALCAWGFTTLGLARVEWRANVGNTASRRAAEKAGFTVEGTLRGGIQHRGERQDVWIGGLLPQDLR; encoded by the coding sequence ATGGAGCCTGTGGAGATCATCGAGGACGGGCTGTTGCTGCGCCCCTGGCGGGCGGCGGACGCCGACGAGGTGCACCGCGCCTGCCAGGACCCGGACATTCAGCGCTGGACCACCGTACCTCGCCCGTACCTGCCCGAACACGCGCTCGCGTTCGTCACCACGATCAGCGCGACCGCCTGGGCGCGGGACACCGGGGCGCCGTTCGCGGTCTGCGACGCCACGACCGGTGAGCTGCTCGCCTCGTGCGGTCTGGTCTCCGTCGACCGCGCGCTCGACTCGGCCGAGGTGGGCTACTGGACCGCACCGTGGGCCCGGGGGCGGGGAGTCGCGGTACGCGCCACCCGGGCCGTCGCCCGCTGGGCGTTCGACGCGCTGAAGCTGCGCCGGCTGACCTGGCAGGCCGAGATCGGCAACCACGCCTCCCGCCTGGTCGCGCTGCGCGCCGGCTTCCGGGTCGACGGCGAGCTGCGGCTGGCCCACCCCGCCGACGGCGGCCGGCCGGAGGGGTGGATCGGTTCCCTCGTGCCGTCCGAGCTGGCCGCGCCGGGCGAGCCGGCGCCGTACGGCCCGGGCACGCTCCAGGCCCGCCGGGCGGCGGTCTTCGGCCGGCCGCAACCCGTCCTGTTCGCCACCGCCGGCGACACCGAGCTGCGGCTGCGCGCGCTGGAGGAGAAGGACCTGGCCGAGGTCACCCGCACCTGCCAGGACGAGGACACGGTGCGCTGGACCACCGTGCCGCACCCCTACCGGCCGGAACACGCCGAGGGCTACCTGCGGGACCTGGTGCGGCCGTCCTGGGCCCGGGGCACCGCCGCGATGTTCGCGGTGGCCGACCAGGAGGACCGCTACGTCGCCTCGCTCGACCTGCGGATCCTCCCCGGCGACCCGCTGGTGGCCGACGTCGGCTTCATGACCGCCCCGCACGCGCGGGGCCGCGGCTACCTGCCGGCCGCGCTCACCGCGCTCTGCGCCTGGGGCTTCACCACGCTCGGCCTGGCCCGCGTCGAGTGGCGCGCCAACGTCGGCAACACCGCGTCCCGCCGGGCCGCCGAGAAGGCCGGCTTCACCGTCGAGGGCACGCTGCGCGGCGGCATCCAGCACCGCGGCGAGCGGCAGGACGTGTGGATCGGCGGCCTGCTGCCGCAGGACCTGCGGTGA